Proteins from one Chanodichthys erythropterus isolate Z2021 chromosome 15, ASM2448905v1, whole genome shotgun sequence genomic window:
- the psmb8a gene encoding proteasome subunit beta type-8, protein MALMDVCLSPELKQSCSSPRTWQFEPTSCGPSHYMFGLNGNELAVPTGMDPEQFLGPLTEGDSDIKIEFLHGTTTLAFKFQHGVMVAVDSRASAGSYIDAKTFNKVIEINPYLLGTMSGNAADCVYWERRLAKECRIYKLRNKTRISVAAASKLLANMMAEYRGMGLSMGTMVCGWDQRGPGLYYVSSSATRLAGDMFSTGSGSNYAYGVMDSGHRWDLSVPEAYDLAERAIYHATHRDAYSGGVVNMYHMQKDGWIKVSQNDVGDLHHKYVSERK, encoded by the exons ATGGCGCTTATGGACGTATGCTTGTCACCTGAGCTGAAACAATCATGCTCTTCTCCTAGAACTTGGCAATTTGAGCCGACCTCCTGTGGTCCGAGTCATTACATGTTCGGACTGAACGGCAACGAACTGGCCGTCCCGACTGGAATGGAC CCGGAACAGTTTCTCGGGCCACTCACAGAGGGAGATTCGGATATAAAAATTGAATTCCTTCATGGCACTACCACGTTAGCTTTCAAATTTCAGCATGGAGTGATGGTGGCTGTGGACTCAAGAGCATCTGCAGGGTCTTACATAG ACGCAAAGACATTCAACAAGGTAATCGAGATCAACCCGTATCTCCTTGGGACAATGTCTGGCAATGCTGCAGACTGTGTATACTGGGAGAGAAGACTAGCCAAAGAGTGCAG gatTTACAAGCTCAGGAACAAGACACGAATTAGTGTGGCCGCAGCCTCCAAACTTCTAGCCAACATGATGGCTGAATATCGAGGCATGGGCCTCTCCATGGGCACTATGGTTTGTGGCTGGGACCAGAGA GGTCCAGGTCTATATTATGTGAGCAGCAGTGCCACAAGGTTAGCAGGAGATATGTTCTCCACAGGCTCGGGGTCTAACTATGCCTATGGTGTAATGGACTCAGGGCATAGATGGGACCTGAGTGTACCTGAGGCCTACGACTTGGCAGAGAGAGCCATTTATCATGCCACACACCGTGATGCCTATTCTGGAGGGGTGGTCAACA TGTACCACATGCAAAAAGATGGCTGGATCAAAGTTTCCCAGAATGATGTTGGTGATCttcatcataaatatgtttctGAGCGGAAGTAA
- the psmb12 gene encoding proteasome 20S subunit beta 12 translates to METYSSDSHVKGVSTGTTILAVKFAGGVIIGSDSRASMGGSYVSSKVINKLVQVHDRIFCCMSGSLADAQAITRAAKFQLAFHSIQMDDPPLVMAAASIMQELCYQHREDLSAGFITAGWDKKKGPQVYSVSMGGMLVSQHFTIGGSGSTYIYGYADAKYKPGMTRDECQTFAANALALAMGRDNVSGGVAHLAVISEKGVEHVVIPGDKLPKFNDK, encoded by the exons ATGGAGACGTATTCGTCAGACAGTCATGTGAAAGGAGTCAGCACTGGG ACTACAATATTAGCGGTGAAATTTGCTGGAGGTGTTATTATTGGCTCAGACTCGCGAGCCTCCATGGGTGG GTCTTATGTTTCATCAAAGGTAATAAACAAACTAGTTCAAGTTCACGACAGAATATTTTGCTGCATGTCGGGATCCCTTGCGGATGCTCAAGCCATCACACGTGCAGCCAAATTCCAGCTCGCATTCCACAG TATTCAGATGGATGACCCTCCTTTGGTAATGGCAGCAGCCTCTATTATGCAGGAGCTGTGCTATCAGCACAGAGAGGATCTCTCAGCTGGTTTCATCACTGCAGGCTGGGACAAGAAAAAAGGGCCACAG GTGTACTCTGTTTCTATGGGAGGGATGCTTGTGAGTCAGCACTTCACTATTGGCGGGTCTGGAAGCACATACATATACGGTTACGCAGATGCAAAGTACAAGCCAGGAATGACCAGAGACGAGTGTCAAACCTTTGCTGCCAATG CACTGGCTCTGGCTATGGGAAGAGACAATGTAAGTGGGGGTGTTGCCCACTTGGCTGTCATTTCTGAAAAAGGTGTTGAGCATGTTGTCATCCCAGGAGACAAGTTGCCAAAATTTAATGATAAATAA
- the psmb9a gene encoding proteasome subunit beta type-9 has protein sequence MQNVSEHDSSSGLKMGTTIIAVEFDGGVVVGSDSRVSAGASVVNRVMNKLSPLHDKIYCALSGSAADAQTIAEIVNYQLDVHSIEVDEDPLVCSAATLVKNISYKYKEELSAHLIVAGWDKRAGGQVYATLNGLLSRQPFAVGGSGSFYIYGFVDAEYRAGMTRQESQEFVINSLSLAMNRDGSSGGVAYLVTIDSEGVEEKCILGNQLPTFYDPDTNEPSKAVKV, from the exons ATGCAGAATGTCAGCGAACATGACAGCTCGAGCGGTCTCAAAATGGGA ACCACCATTATTGCCGTTGAGTTCGACGGTGGCGTGGTAGTGGGTTCGGATTCAAGAGTTTCTGCAGG GGCCTCTGTGGTGAATCGGGTGATGAACAAGCTTTCCCCCCTCCATGACAAGATCTACTGTGCTCTGTCTGGATCAGCCGCTGATGCTCAAACCATTGCTGAGATAGTCAACTACCAATTAGATGTTCACAg TATTGAGGTGGATGAGGATCCATTGGTGTGTTCAGCAGCTACACTGGTGAAGAACATTTCTTACAAGTATAAAGAGGAACTATCAGCTCATCTCATTGTTGCTGGATGGGACAAGAGGGCGGGTGGACAG GTCTATGCAACCCTTAATGGGTTATTAAGCAGACAGCCATTTGCAGTGGGTGGCTCTGGAAGTTTCTACATCTATGGCTTTGTGGATGCGGAATACAGAGCAGGCATGACCAGACAGGAGAGCCAGGAGTTTGTGATCAACA GTCTGTCACTGGCAATGAACCGAGATGGTTCCAGTGGAGGTGTGGCTTACCTCGTCACTATTGACAGTGAAGGCGTGGAAGAGAAATGTATTCTGGGAAACCAGCTTCCTACATTCTATGATCCAGATACAAATGAGCCATCCAAGGCAGTGAAAGTGTGA
- the psmb13a gene encoding proteasome 20S subunit beta 13a, which translates to MLPTVVKTTEPGFCFENTLRNAALDSLVRGKKPKPLKTGTTIAGVVFKDGVVLGADTRATSSEVIADKMCAKIHYLAPNIYCCGAGTAADTQKVTELISSNLTIFSMNSGRNPRVIMAVTVLQDTLFRYHGQVGANLLLGGVDCTGGHLYDIGPYGDMDKVPFLAMGSGNLAAMGILEDGFKTDMDMESAKHLVRDAIHAGVMNDLASGHNIDLCVITRNGVDYIRPYQESEQRGKREGQYKYSPGTTAVLTEQVQHFEMELIEERVQTMETS; encoded by the exons ATGTTACCAACTGTTGTGAAGACTACGGAGCCGGGCTTCTGCTTCGAAAACACTTTAAG AAATGCAGCATTAGACAGTTTGGTGAGGGGGAAGAAACCCAAGCCCCTTAAAACTGGAACAACTATTGCTGGAGTTGTGTTTAAG GATGGAGTGGTTCTTGGTGCAGATACTCGCGCCACATCCAGCGAAGTGATTGCTGACAAAATGTGTGCCAAGATTCACTACCTTGCTCCTAACATTTA TTGCTGTGGTGCAGGGACAGCAGCAGACACACAGAAAGTTACCGAACTTATATCCTCCAATCTCACTATCTTCTCAATGAACAGTGGGCGAAACCCCCGTGTCATCATGGCAGTCACTGTCCTTCAGGATACTCTCTTTAG GTACCATGGCCAGGTTGGCGCTAACCTGCTGCTGGGTGGGGTGGACTGCACAGGAGGTCACCTCTATGATATTGGACCTTATGGGGACATGGACAAGGTGCCATTTCTTGCTATGG GATCAGGAAATCTAGCAGCTATGGGAATTTTAGAAGACGGCTTTAAAACAGACATGGAT ATGGAGTCTGCCAAACATCTGGTTCGGGATGCCATCCATGCAGGTGTAATGAATGATCTGGCTTCAGGTCATAACATTGACTTGTGTGTCATTACAAGAAATGGTGTTGATTACATAAGGCCATACCAGGAGTCAGAACAGAGAGGGAAAAG AGAGGGACAATACAAATACAGCCCAGGAACAACAGCAGTACTCACGGAACAAGTTCAGCATTTTGAAATGGAATTGATTGAAGAGAGAGTGCAAACCATGGAAACCTCATAA
- the LOC137037728 gene encoding antigen peptide transporter 2-like, with translation MYHAKALLVDLAISCVLHYSTRALLKNNSSLFLLTQLWFVAGVKWVSLRCFLFSSWKDASVRRCVAVTCLMCPVYESGLTLLMNTKLEYWSGCLSCPGKTITSTAATLIACLFWEVSFPDTKWKADSPECAETKQRNRALFMRVVRYSKPDAPLLSGAFVFLALAVICDMCIPYYTGKVIDILGEHYQPNSFMSAIFLMGLLSLGSSLSSGLRGGLFMCTLSRLNKRVRLMLFSSLVNQEIGFFEDKKTGDLTSRLSVDTKLMSQSVAMNVNILLRSIIKSVGILYLMVSLSWKLTLVTFIEAPLIAITQKIYNTHYEQLSKEVQDSVARANETAGEAVAGVRTVRSFRMESSEACRYDDRLTDTHNLKTRRDTVRAVYLLVRRLMSLGMQVLMLYYGRQLIKSGHMSTGKLVSFILYQGDLGTYIRTLVYMYSDMLNSVGAAAKVFEYLDRKPLVDMDGSLHPETLAGQVYFKNLTFFYPTRPDQPALKNFSLELKPGQMTALVGMSGGGKSTCVSLLERFYQPQQGQILLDGQPLQNYQHKYLHQKVAMVGQDPVLFSGSIRDNICYGLTDCDQKKVEDAAKEANAHDFISRLEKSYDSDVGERGCLLSGGQKQRIAIARALIRQPQILILDEVTSSLDTESERMVQDALARHPYQTLLVIAHRLKTIERADQIIVIDKGEVMEQGTHQELMEKKGNYYKLRERLFNEEKEADKEEVKQE, from the exons ATGTATCATGCTAAAGCGCTGCTCGTGGACCTGGCGATAAGCTGTGTGCTTCATTACAGCACACGTGCATTATTAAAGAATAACAGCAGTTTATTTCTCTTGACTCAGCTCTGGTTCGTGGCTGGTGTGAAGTGGGTAAGTCTCAGGTGTTTTCTGTTCAGCAGCTGGAAAGATGCGTCCGTGCGGCGCTGCGTGGCGGTGACATGCTTGATGTGTCCGGTTTATGAAAGCGGACTGACTCTCCTCATGAACACTAAGCTGGAGTACTGGAGCGGGTGTTTGTCTTGCCCTGGAAAAACTATTACTTCTACAGCTGCAACACTTATAGCGTGTTTGTTCTGGGAAGTAAGTTTTCCCGACACAAAATGGAAAGCGGATAGTCCAGAATGTGCGGAGACGAAACAGAGAAACCGGGCGCTCTTCATGCGAGTGGTCCGTTATTCCAAACCCGACGCCCCCTTACTGAGCGGAGCGTTTGTGTTTCTTGCTCTTGCTGTCATAT gtGACATGTGCATTCCATATTACACGGGAAAGGTCATAGACATCCTGGGAGAACATTACCAACCAAACAGCTTCATGTCAGCAATCTTTCTCATGGGTCTCCTCTCACTGGGCAG CTCTTTGTCCTCTGGGTTGCGAGGAGGTCTCTTCATGTGCACTCTGTCCAGACTGAACAAGAGAGTTCGTCTTATGCTCTTTAGTTCTTTGGTCAATCAGGAGATAGGATTTTTTGAGGATAAAAAGACAG GGGACTTGACATCACGTCTGTCTGTTGACACCAAGCTAATGAGCCAATCAGTGGCAATGAACGTGAACATCCTCCTGCGCAGTATAATCAAGAGTGTTGGCATCTTGTATCTGATGGTCAGCCTGTCCTGGAAACTCACGCTGGTCACTTTCATCGAAGCCCCACTGATTGCCATCACTCAAAAGATTTACAACACACACTATGAG CAATTATCAAAAGAAGTTCAGGACTCGGTGGCCAGAGCCAATGAGACAGCAGGAGAAGCGGTTGCCGGGGTGAGGACTGTACGCAGTTTCCGCATGGAATCCAGTGAGGCCTGTCGTTATGACGACCGTTTGACTGACACTCACAACCTGAAGACTCGAAGAGACACAGTGAGGGCCGTCTACCTATTAGTGCGAAGG CTGATGTCATTAGGAATGCAAGTTCTGATGCTGTACTACGGTCGCCAACTCATCAAATCAGGACACATGAGTACAGGCAAACTTGTGTCCTTCATCCTCTACCAGGGTGACCTGGGAACATACATCAGG ACACTTGTCTACATGTATTCAGACATGCTAAACTCTGTGGGTGCAGCTGCTAAAGTTTTTGAGTACCTGGACAGAAAGCCACTTGTAGACATGGATGGAAGTCTTCACCCTGAAACCCTGGCTGGCCAAGTCTACTTCAAAAACCTCACTTTCTTTTACCCAACTCGACCTGATCAGCCAGCCCTCAAG AACTTCTCTCTGGAGTTGAAGCCGGGTCAGATGACGGCTCTGGTGGGAATGTCAGGTGGGGGGAAGAGCACCTGTGTGAGTCTGCTGGAGAGATTCTACCAGCCTCAGCAGGGACAGATTCTGTTAGATGGACAACCACTGCAGAACTACCAGCACAAATATTTACACCAAAAG GTGGCCATGGTAGGTCAGGACCCTGTGCTTTTTTCTGGCTCCATCAGGGACAACATATGTTACGGTTTGACTGATTGTGATCAGAAAAAAGTGGAAGATGCAGCCAAAGAAGCCAATGCCCATGACTTCATCAGTAGACTAGAAAAATCATATGACTCAG ATGTTGGAGAGCGTGGATGTCTTCTCTCTGGTGGTCAGAAGCAGCGCATTGCTATTGCCAGAGCTCTGATCAGACAACCTCAGATCCTCATATTGGATGAAGTCACCAGCAGCCTGGACACTGAGAGTGAACGCATG GTTCAAGATGCTCTGGCTCGCCACCCTTACCAGACCTTGCTGGTGATCGCTCATAGgctgaaaacaattgaaagggCAGACCAGATCATTGTGATTGACAAAGGAGAGGTTATGGAGCAAGGGACACACCAGGAACTGATGGAGAAGAAAGGCAATTACTATAAACTGAGAGAGAGGCTCTTCAATGAGGAAAAAGAAGCCGATAAGGAAGAGGTCAAACAAGAATGA